A stretch of Caldanaerobius polysaccharolyticus DSM 13641 DNA encodes these proteins:
- a CDS encoding class I SAM-dependent DNA methyltransferase has translation MKEGVKTEVGQNNDGVLNFASTLWAAADRLRNNMEPSEYKHIVLGLIFLKYISDAFKQRQEELQYLIKDPSNEEYYCTNDEEVQFILEDKDEYMAVNVFYVPQEARYEYIMANAQRSDIGKLIDNAMDLIEKENPKQLRGVLPKVYTRAPLDPHTLGEIVNLIGSIDFNKDDEKDILGRVYEYFLSMFAQKEGKGGGEFFTPHSVVKLLVEMIQPLHGRVFDPCCGSGGMFVQSMRFVEAHAGKKGDISVYGQESNPTTYRLCKMNLAIRGIEADIKLGNSYIDDQFKDLRAHYILANPPFNDSVWGADRVADDVRWKYGLPPDSNANYAWIQHFIYHLAPNGVAGFVLANGSMTTSNNAEYEIRKRIIEDNLVDCMVALPPQLFYTTGIPACLWFIRKSRETKETLFIDARKMGVMVDRTHREFTDEEIQKIADTYHKWRDKKGYEDIKGFCAAVPMEVIAANDYVLAPGRYVGIEDAEDDGIPFEEKMAELTEKLYQQMKEARRLDEIIKANLEELGYGE, from the coding sequence TTGAAGGAAGGGGTAAAAACAGAAGTGGGTCAAAATAACGATGGAGTTTTAAATTTTGCTTCAACCCTTTGGGCAGCTGCTGATAGGTTGCGAAACAATATGGAGCCCTCGGAATACAAACATATTGTTCTTGGACTTATCTTTTTGAAATATATTTCCGATGCGTTTAAACAACGTCAGGAGGAATTACAGTATCTAATAAAAGACCCAAGCAACGAAGAATATTATTGTACAAACGATGAAGAAGTACAATTTATATTGGAAGATAAAGACGAATACATGGCAGTAAATGTATTTTATGTACCACAGGAAGCTCGATATGAGTACATTATGGCCAATGCTCAACGAAGCGATATTGGGAAGCTCATTGATAATGCCATGGATTTGATTGAAAAAGAAAATCCTAAACAACTAAGAGGAGTTCTACCTAAAGTATATACCAGAGCACCTTTGGATCCACATACTCTCGGCGAAATTGTTAATTTGATTGGAAGCATTGATTTTAACAAAGACGATGAAAAAGATATTTTGGGTAGGGTTTATGAATATTTCCTTTCTATGTTTGCACAGAAAGAGGGTAAAGGTGGCGGCGAATTCTTTACTCCGCACAGCGTGGTTAAATTGCTCGTCGAAATGATTCAACCTTTGCATGGCAGGGTTTTTGATCCCTGTTGTGGTTCTGGAGGTATGTTTGTCCAGAGTATGCGCTTTGTAGAAGCCCATGCGGGTAAAAAAGGAGATATATCGGTATATGGCCAGGAATCTAACCCGACTACTTATAGATTGTGTAAAATGAACCTTGCCATTCGAGGTATTGAAGCGGATATAAAGCTGGGTAATTCATATATAGATGATCAATTCAAGGATTTAAGAGCACATTACATATTGGCCAATCCACCGTTTAACGACAGTGTTTGGGGAGCAGATAGAGTAGCAGATGATGTAAGATGGAAATACGGGTTACCACCAGATTCCAATGCAAATTATGCGTGGATACAGCATTTTATTTATCACCTTGCGCCAAATGGTGTGGCTGGTTTTGTACTTGCCAACGGTTCTATGACTACAAGCAATAATGCGGAATACGAAATAAGGAAAAGAATTATAGAGGATAACCTGGTGGATTGTATGGTAGCACTGCCACCACAGCTATTTTATACAACAGGAATTCCTGCATGTTTGTGGTTTATCCGCAAAAGCAGGGAAACAAAAGAAACACTTTTTATTGATGCACGGAAAATGGGCGTTATGGTAGATAGGACCCATAGAGAGTTTACAGATGAAGAAATTCAAAAGATTGCTGATACATACCACAAGTGGAGGGATAAAAAGGGCTACGAGGATATCAAGGGCTTCTGTGCTGCTGTGCCAATGGAGGTCATTGCCGCAAATGACTACGTATTGGCTCCAGGTAGGTATGTGGGTATAGAAGATGCAGAAGATGACGGTATACCTTTTGAAGAAAAAATGGCAGAACTAACCGAGAAACTTTATCAACAAATGAAAGAAGCAAGAAGGCTTGATGAAATCATAAAGGCAAATCTGGAGGAGTTGGGATATGGGGAGTGA
- a CDS encoding D-lyxose/D-mannose family sugar isomerase, whose protein sequence is MKFEEYKKLQEKTYEYLKKANIVITEEEKENIEIADFGLNDIERTGLQLVVYVNTERVCAKELVLFPGQTCPEHKHPEVDGKPGKEETFRCRYGKVYLYVEGEPTQNRKCNPPHGDEQCYTVFHEVELNPGEQYTIMPNTLHWFQAGEEGAVVSEFSTKSMDEYDVFTDKRIKRIPVIER, encoded by the coding sequence GTGAAGTTTGAGGAATATAAAAAATTACAGGAAAAGACGTATGAATACCTTAAAAAAGCAAATATTGTTATAACTGAAGAAGAAAAGGAGAATATAGAAATCGCAGATTTTGGTTTAAACGACATAGAAAGAACTGGATTACAATTAGTTGTATATGTTAATACAGAAAGGGTTTGTGCAAAAGAATTGGTGTTATTCCCTGGTCAAACTTGTCCTGAGCATAAGCATCCAGAAGTTGACGGAAAACCAGGAAAAGAAGAAACTTTTAGGTGCAGATACGGTAAAGTTTACCTATACGTAGAAGGGGAACCTACTCAAAACAGGAAATGCAACCCACCTCATGGAGATGAACAATGTTATACAGTATTCCATGAAGTAGAATTAAATCCGGGAGAACAATATACTATTATGCCGAATACTCTTCACTGGTTTCAGGCCGGAGAAGAGGGAGCGGTGGTATCTGAATTTTCAACAAAAAGTATGGATGAATACGACGTATTTACAGATAAGAGAATTAAAAGGATACCTGTAATAGAAAGATAA
- a CDS encoding carbohydrate kinase family protein: MGSYNKIVVAGYISLDIIPGWTKGDLSMLIPGHLLKMEDISLSTGGAVSNTGIALRKLGIDVCMIGKVGDDYFGKILLDMLRRESEEIAQNIIISTGEKTSYTVVLNPPDTDRIFLHYSGVNDTFSEEDIPYERLIDALIFHFGYPPLMRQFYIDDGIHLKNMYEKVKTSGVITSLDMAMPDPNTDAGKADWVKVLKNTLPYVDIFLPSIDELLYMIDKETYGKLNRASRKEEVITVDLLSDLSRKLLDMGSKIIVIKLGNQGLYLRTANREILEESALNKAIDVVQWSNRELIAPCFDAPVVGTTGSGDATIAGFLAAIAEGASPEMAVKTAIGVGSFSVGSIDATSGIRPLTEVIKRMEGGWKCLPLNIPHKDWVHKDFYGDIFYLR, encoded by the coding sequence ATGGGCAGTTATAATAAAATAGTAGTAGCAGGGTATATAAGTCTAGATATAATACCTGGCTGGACAAAAGGCGACTTATCTATGCTTATTCCGGGTCATTTGCTTAAAATGGAGGATATAAGCTTATCTACGGGAGGAGCCGTGTCTAATACAGGGATTGCTTTAAGAAAATTAGGTATTGATGTTTGCATGATTGGGAAAGTGGGGGATGACTACTTTGGAAAGATACTACTGGATATGTTGAGGCGTGAGAGTGAAGAAATTGCACAAAATATAATAATAAGTACCGGAGAAAAGACTTCTTATACTGTAGTACTAAATCCGCCAGATACTGATAGGATATTTCTTCATTATTCAGGTGTTAACGATACTTTTTCGGAGGAAGATATACCTTATGAAAGACTAATAGATGCCCTTATATTCCATTTTGGCTATCCGCCTCTTATGCGGCAGTTTTATATTGATGACGGAATTCATTTAAAGAATATGTATGAAAAGGTAAAAACGTCAGGAGTCATAACCAGTTTAGATATGGCCATGCCCGATCCAAACACAGATGCAGGTAAAGCCGATTGGGTAAAAGTGCTGAAAAACACACTTCCATATGTAGATATTTTTTTGCCCAGTATTGATGAATTGTTATATATGATTGATAAAGAGACCTATGGAAAATTAAATAGAGCTTCAAGGAAGGAAGAAGTAATAACAGTTGATCTGTTAAGTGATTTATCCAGAAAACTGCTGGATATGGGAAGCAAAATTATTGTCATTAAATTAGGAAATCAAGGCCTTTATCTCAGGACGGCAAATAGAGAGATTTTAGAGGAGTCTGCTTTGAATAAAGCAATAGACGTAGTCCAATGGAGCAACAGAGAACTTATAGCTCCGTGCTTTGATGCTCCAGTAGTAGGCACTACGGGTTCAGGTGATGCTACTATTGCCGGTTTTCTCGCTGCCATAGCTGAAGGAGCATCGCCTGAAATGGCAGTAAAGACTGCTATTGGCGTTGGTTCATTTAGTGTAGGATCTATAGATGCTACAAGTGGGATAAGGCCGTTAACAGAGGTGATTAAAAGGATGGAAGGTGGTTGGAAATGTCTTCCCCTAAATATTCCTCACAAAGATTGGGTACATAAGGATTTTTATGGTGATATATTTTATTTAAGATAA
- a CDS encoding class II fructose-bisphosphate aldolase, whose product MFLPKIKDIERRYVKMLVSLAELLYEAQKKQYAIGAFNTPSLEAIRAVIAAAEELSLPVIISHAEVHQKFVPIEIIGPIMLAAAKSAEVPVCVHLDHGRSLELIYKAMDMGFTSVMFDGSNLPYEKNIEVTCQIVKDAHHKGISVEAELGTMIESEHSTEITSSKSDINYIYTDPDLAADFVQRTGINALAASFGTVHGLYLTSPKLDFQRLSEIYKKTMVPIVMHGGSGLGEKDYHKAIVNGVRKINYYTYMARDAGETIREKLTELRGPVFYHDITSWAIDSMKQHAMKVMKIFAMKSY is encoded by the coding sequence TTGTTCTTGCCTAAAATAAAAGATATAGAGAGAAGGTATGTGAAAATGCTTGTAAGTCTTGCTGAATTGCTTTATGAGGCTCAAAAAAAGCAATATGCAATCGGAGCTTTTAATACACCTTCATTGGAGGCAATTAGGGCTGTTATTGCCGCTGCAGAAGAATTATCATTGCCAGTAATCATTTCTCATGCTGAAGTGCATCAAAAGTTTGTGCCTATTGAAATAATAGGTCCAATTATGTTGGCAGCAGCAAAATCAGCGGAAGTTCCTGTTTGTGTCCATTTGGATCATGGCCGAAGCCTTGAGTTAATTTATAAAGCTATGGATATGGGTTTTACCTCGGTGATGTTTGATGGATCGAATTTACCCTATGAAAAAAATATTGAAGTGACTTGTCAAATAGTTAAGGATGCTCATCATAAGGGTATTTCTGTAGAGGCTGAACTTGGAACAATGATTGAGTCTGAGCATAGCACTGAGATTACAAGTTCAAAAAGTGATATTAATTATATTTATACTGATCCAGATTTGGCTGCCGACTTTGTTCAGAGGACTGGTATAAATGCATTAGCAGCGTCTTTTGGAACTGTTCATGGTTTGTATTTAACATCTCCTAAGTTGGACTTTCAAAGATTGAGTGAAATTTATAAAAAAACCATGGTACCAATTGTAATGCACGGTGGATCTGGACTTGGCGAAAAGGATTACCATAAGGCAATTGTTAATGGTGTAAGGAAAATTAATTACTATACTTATATGGCCAGAGATGCTGGTGAGACTATCCGGGAAAAGTTAACTGAGTTAAGAGGTCCGGTATTTTATCACGATATTACAAGTTGGGCTATTGATTCTATGAAACAACACGCTATGAAAGTCATGAAAATTTTCGCCATGAAAAGCTATTAA
- a CDS encoding ABC transporter permease, whose protein sequence is MYAQTDVTKKNENLVIRFLNPVLQYLKDNLGILVGFIAMCIFLSFISPSFLTQTNIMNVLRQVSTNLYLACAMTMVIILGGIDLSVGSIIALSGVITGGMIAFNGYSVPVAVCIGLLVGLLIGVFNGIVVAKTTIPPFIVTLATMNIARGLAYIYTGGQPIRVMSDQFTFIGAGYLWDVIPTPVIYLIVIVIISMLILNNTKLGRYMYAVGGNREAARFSGIKIPRVLFFAYAYSGLMAAIAGVVLASRMFSGQPTAGQGAEMDAIAAVVLGGTSMSGGYGTIGGTIIGALIIGVLSNGLNLMNVNSFWQYVAKGVVILIAVYIDYLKRGKVKL, encoded by the coding sequence ATGTACGCACAAACTGACGTAACGAAAAAAAATGAGAATTTAGTTATTCGCTTTTTAAATCCTGTTCTTCAATATTTAAAAGATAATCTAGGAATTTTAGTTGGGTTTATTGCTATGTGCATTTTTTTATCATTTATATCACCATCGTTTCTTACTCAAACTAATATAATGAATGTACTTCGTCAAGTATCTACAAATTTGTATCTTGCTTGTGCTATGACCATGGTAATTATTTTGGGAGGCATTGATCTATCAGTAGGATCTATCATAGCCTTATCAGGTGTTATTACCGGTGGCATGATTGCTTTTAATGGATATTCTGTTCCAGTGGCGGTATGTATCGGACTATTGGTAGGCTTGTTAATTGGCGTGTTTAACGGAATTGTTGTTGCTAAAACTACTATACCACCTTTTATAGTTACCCTTGCAACTATGAATATCGCTCGTGGCCTTGCCTATATCTATACCGGAGGGCAACCCATACGCGTTATGTCTGATCAATTTACTTTTATTGGCGCCGGTTATTTGTGGGATGTTATCCCTACCCCAGTTATATATTTGATTGTCATAGTAATTATTTCGATGCTAATACTAAATAACACAAAACTAGGAAGGTATATGTACGCTGTGGGAGGAAATCGTGAAGCTGCGAGATTTTCAGGAATAAAAATTCCGAGAGTACTCTTTTTCGCTTATGCTTACAGTGGCTTAATGGCGGCTATTGCCGGAGTTGTATTAGCTTCTCGTATGTTCTCAGGGCAGCCAACAGCTGGTCAAGGAGCAGAAATGGACGCTATAGCCGCTGTTGTTCTTGGTGGTACTAGTATGAGCGGAGGGTATGGAACCATAGGTGGAACTATAATCGGGGCGCTTATAATTGGTGTGTTGAGTAATGGATTGAATTTGATGAACGTCAACTCTTTTTGGCAATATGTAGCCAAAGGTGTTGTGATTTTGATTGCTGTTTATATAGATTATCTGAAGAGGGGAAAAGTTAAATTATAA
- a CDS encoding sugar ABC transporter ATP-binding protein, which produces MASLMSASSLLQLKNVSKHFPGVNALVDVDFELQEGEIHALLGENGAGKSTLMKILGGIYSMDKGEVYICGKKVEIKSVEDARAYGISIIHQELALVPYMTVAENIFLGRELVGFAKLVNKKAMIQEAQKLLDNFKVNIDATSLVANLTGAQQQIVEIIKAIAFNAKILVMDEPTSYLTEREVKFLFEIMRTLKRQGVGIIFISHRMSELFEISDRITVMRDGHYIGTKVTKQTTVDELVSMMVGRELTNYYVRTYNKPGETILEVKHLTRKGVFNDISFSLKKGEILGFAGLMGAGRSEVMRAIFGLDPIDSGEIFIKGKKVNIKDPNQAMQMGIALVPENRKEEGLFLIDSVKFNITIKVLQEFIKFIKVNKKLEDKIASKYVDSLSIKASSLLQKVGDLSGGNQQKIVIAKWLATKPDILILDEPTRGVDVGAKAEIYAIMNRLVASGVSIIMISSELPEIINMCDRVVVMCNGTITGILERNEFSQESIMHYAIGRKEYVRTN; this is translated from the coding sequence ATGGCAAGCCTAATGAGTGCTTCTTCTTTGCTACAATTAAAAAATGTTAGTAAACATTTCCCGGGTGTTAACGCTTTGGTGGATGTTGATTTTGAACTTCAGGAAGGCGAAATACACGCTCTCCTAGGAGAAAATGGAGCAGGAAAGTCTACTTTAATGAAGATTTTAGGTGGCATATATAGTATGGATAAAGGCGAAGTTTATATTTGCGGTAAAAAAGTAGAGATTAAGTCAGTTGAAGATGCTCGTGCATATGGGATAAGTATTATTCATCAAGAATTGGCGTTAGTTCCATATATGACGGTAGCAGAAAATATTTTTTTAGGAAGAGAACTTGTTGGCTTTGCAAAATTGGTTAATAAAAAGGCAATGATACAAGAAGCCCAGAAACTATTAGACAATTTTAAAGTTAATATAGATGCGACTTCCTTGGTTGCTAATCTAACAGGCGCACAACAGCAGATTGTTGAAATAATCAAAGCGATTGCTTTTAATGCAAAGATTCTTGTTATGGATGAACCAACATCGTATTTAACTGAAAGGGAAGTTAAATTTCTTTTTGAAATAATGAGAACCCTAAAAAGACAAGGTGTTGGAATTATATTTATATCTCATAGAATGTCGGAGCTATTTGAAATATCCGACAGGATAACTGTTATGAGAGATGGTCATTACATAGGTACAAAAGTTACCAAGCAAACTACGGTTGATGAATTGGTTTCGATGATGGTTGGTCGTGAACTTACCAATTATTATGTAAGAACCTACAATAAACCTGGTGAAACTATTTTGGAAGTTAAGCACCTGACAAGAAAAGGAGTATTTAATGATATATCTTTCAGTCTTAAAAAAGGTGAAATTTTGGGTTTCGCCGGTTTGATGGGAGCTGGTCGTTCGGAAGTTATGCGAGCCATATTTGGCCTTGATCCTATAGATTCTGGAGAAATCTTCATTAAAGGGAAAAAGGTAAATATAAAAGATCCGAACCAAGCGATGCAAATGGGAATCGCTTTGGTTCCTGAGAACAGAAAGGAAGAGGGGCTTTTTCTCATTGATAGTGTAAAATTTAATATTACTATAAAAGTATTGCAAGAATTTATAAAATTTATTAAAGTAAATAAAAAATTGGAAGATAAGATTGCCAGTAAATACGTAGATAGTTTATCCATCAAAGCATCGTCACTATTGCAGAAAGTAGGAGATCTTAGTGGTGGCAACCAGCAAAAAATCGTCATTGCTAAATGGTTAGCAACTAAGCCTGATATTTTAATTTTGGATGAACCGACTCGAGGTGTGGATGTAGGCGCGAAAGCTGAAATTTACGCAATTATGAATAGACTTGTTGCATCTGGAGTATCCATTATTATGATATCTTCTGAGTTGCCCGAGATTATTAACATGTGTGATCGCGTTGTGGTTATGTGTAATGGGACTATTACCGGCATTTTAGAACGAAATGAATTTTCACAAGAGTCAATAATGCATTACGCGATAGGGAGGAAAGAATATGTACGCACAAACTGA
- a CDS encoding sugar ABC transporter substrate-binding protein, with protein MKKVKKLLTILLTIFLVAILFVGCNSSKSSQTSKSNTKKHYKFGYTCMTMNNPFFQVIAKTMKSEIEKNGDELIITDPAMDVSKQINQIEDMIAQGIDAILLNPVDWEGIRPALVELKRAGIPIINFDTEVKDFNYVTAYVGSDNKNAGKVCGEDLVKRFPKGGKIAILDSPTMNSINDRIAGFMSAIKGKGFTIVAQQDAKGDLQTAMQLTEDILQAHPDIVAIMGGNDPTALGALAAAKAAHRTDILIYGVDGSPDAKSEIAKGGQFVGSGAQSPKQIAIKSVEVAYKILKGEPYQKRTPVPTFLINKDNVDKYGITGWQ; from the coding sequence ATGAAAAAAGTTAAAAAATTGTTAACTATTTTATTAACAATTTTCCTGGTAGCTATATTATTTGTGGGGTGTAATTCTAGTAAATCTTCACAAACATCCAAATCAAATACAAAAAAACATTATAAATTTGGCTATACATGTATGACGATGAACAATCCATTTTTCCAAGTTATTGCGAAAACCATGAAAAGCGAAATAGAAAAGAATGGTGATGAATTGATTATTACAGATCCAGCAATGGATGTTTCCAAACAAATAAATCAAATCGAAGACATGATTGCTCAAGGTATCGATGCAATTTTATTAAATCCTGTTGATTGGGAGGGAATTAGGCCTGCTCTTGTTGAACTTAAAAGAGCTGGTATTCCAATTATTAATTTTGATACAGAGGTTAAAGATTTTAATTACGTTACTGCTTATGTCGGTTCGGATAATAAGAATGCGGGCAAAGTTTGTGGAGAAGATCTTGTAAAGAGGTTTCCTAAAGGTGGTAAGATTGCCATACTCGATTCTCCTACGATGAATTCTATAAATGACAGAATTGCTGGTTTTATGAGTGCAATTAAAGGAAAGGGTTTTACAATTGTTGCTCAGCAGGATGCTAAAGGCGATTTGCAAACTGCCATGCAATTAACGGAGGATATACTTCAGGCTCATCCTGATATTGTAGCTATAATGGGTGGGAATGATCCCACAGCTTTAGGTGCTTTAGCGGCAGCTAAAGCTGCCCATAGAACTGATATTTTAATTTACGGTGTTGATGGGTCTCCTGATGCTAAATCTGAGATTGCAAAGGGTGGACAGTTTGTAGGGAGCGGTGCACAGTCTCCAAAACAGATAGCTATTAAATCTGTAGAAGTGGCATATAAAATTCTTAAAGGTGAGCCTTACCAAAAAAGGACTCCGGTTCCAACTTTTCTTATAAATAAAGACAATGTTGATAAATATGGCATAACAGGATGGCAGTGA
- a CDS encoding alpha-mannosidase, translated as MDISLESVSKYLSTLEGTIDDMQKDLKRFSYEIRFVEKLMEAYPDKKEEWANLVEEAVKGLRGDLERGISVKDAVTKAEDYLKPIAVVAKEFTIHYVGHAHIDMNWLWPWQETVDTCYKTFNTADKLMNEYPDFKFSQSQTSVYKAMEDYSPDTYEMIRKRVKSGQWEITANTWVEGDKNMASGEALVRQILYTKRYFKEKFGLPYDAVKIDWEPDTFGHAWTYPQILVKAGIKRYYFCRAGKGYRLFLWQAPDGSKVLAWNDEKLWYLGAVKPEDVVEAVDHYKATGMKDYMIVYGVGDHGGGPTRKHLDTIKEMEKWPVFPKVKFSTTDEYFTIAERYIDNLPVVNDELNFTFRGCYTSQSNIKKANRFSENMLGQAEVYALLANKIVSLPYPEKQIYKGWVNTMFNQFHDILPGSGIHATYEYSQGLYQDTKAHTDMVKERSIRAISNRINTKGKGDVAITVFNPLAWTRTDMVTVNVYEKFDKDVKFILVDNKDKQIPVQYTFNSWFGFNFHTITFTAENVPGCGYKTYYLKKTISPSDVGGARVAFDGMNEKVIENEYLKLRVESGSGAIVSLVDKKSNVEYVPQGKKLGILQVLHEAPNNMSAWVIGQILGTTDLDKDAYLEIVERGPVKATIRTRRKYNKSEIIMDISLYTGIPRVDFKLDVNWLEIGDKNYGAPFLKIAFPINASSTCATYEIPFGSIKRDKGEDVPAQKWVDIMGKDDKGGRLGLCIVNDCKYGFDHIDDALRMSLIRSTFNPDPLPELGKHEIEFAVYPHGGQWKDSDSTRCGYEFNNRLEAHYDDPHEGILDDVLSVVEVIPKNIVPSAIKKAEDDDSIVIRMFETDGVEANANINVLLPVKEAVETDLLEKPIGDTLKINNGILSAVFKPYEIKTFKITK; from the coding sequence GTGGATATATCATTGGAAAGTGTAAGTAAATATCTGTCGACTTTAGAAGGTACTATTGACGATATGCAAAAGGATTTAAAGCGTTTTTCTTATGAAATAAGGTTTGTGGAAAAATTAATGGAAGCATATCCTGATAAAAAAGAAGAATGGGCAAATTTAGTGGAGGAAGCCGTTAAAGGTTTAAGAGGAGATCTAGAAAGAGGTATCTCTGTAAAAGATGCTGTTACTAAAGCTGAGGATTATCTAAAACCTATTGCAGTGGTGGCCAAGGAGTTTACCATTCACTATGTGGGTCACGCACATATTGATATGAACTGGCTCTGGCCATGGCAGGAAACGGTAGATACCTGCTATAAAACCTTTAATACAGCAGATAAACTCATGAATGAATATCCCGATTTTAAATTTTCACAGAGCCAGACTTCTGTATACAAAGCCATGGAAGATTACAGCCCCGATACCTATGAGATGATCCGAAAGAGAGTCAAAAGCGGCCAATGGGAAATAACTGCCAACACATGGGTAGAAGGCGATAAAAACATGGCATCAGGTGAAGCATTGGTTCGCCAGATACTCTATACTAAGAGGTATTTTAAGGAGAAGTTTGGTTTGCCCTATGATGCAGTAAAAATAGATTGGGAACCAGATACATTCGGCCATGCGTGGACATATCCTCAGATACTGGTAAAGGCAGGTATAAAAAGGTATTACTTCTGCAGAGCAGGGAAAGGCTATAGGTTATTCTTATGGCAAGCGCCTGATGGGTCAAAAGTTTTGGCATGGAACGACGAAAAACTATGGTATCTAGGAGCTGTCAAACCCGAGGATGTGGTGGAAGCGGTAGATCATTATAAAGCCACCGGCATGAAAGATTATATGATAGTTTATGGTGTAGGCGATCATGGAGGTGGACCGACCAGAAAACATCTTGATACAATAAAAGAGATGGAAAAATGGCCTGTATTCCCTAAGGTAAAATTCAGCACCACAGACGAATACTTTACTATTGCTGAACGCTATATCGATAATCTCCCCGTGGTAAATGATGAACTTAACTTTACATTTAGGGGCTGTTACACATCTCAGAGCAATATAAAGAAGGCTAACAGATTTTCAGAGAATATGTTAGGCCAAGCTGAGGTCTACGCTTTACTAGCTAACAAGATAGTTTCACTGCCATATCCTGAAAAGCAGATTTACAAGGGCTGGGTCAATACTATGTTTAATCAATTTCACGATATACTCCCGGGCTCCGGTATTCATGCTACATATGAGTATTCCCAGGGTCTGTACCAGGATACCAAGGCACATACAGATATGGTAAAAGAACGATCAATTAGGGCTATTTCCAATCGTATCAATACAAAAGGAAAAGGCGATGTGGCTATTACGGTTTTCAACCCCTTGGCATGGACCAGAACTGACATGGTTACGGTAAATGTCTACGAGAAATTCGACAAGGATGTTAAATTTATTCTTGTCGATAATAAAGACAAGCAAATACCTGTTCAGTATACTTTTAACAGTTGGTTTGGATTTAACTTTCACACTATAACGTTTACAGCAGAGAATGTTCCAGGCTGCGGTTATAAAACTTATTACTTAAAGAAGACTATTTCACCTTCTGATGTAGGTGGTGCAAGGGTGGCCTTTGACGGCATGAATGAGAAGGTAATAGAGAATGAATACTTGAAATTACGTGTGGAGTCAGGTTCAGGCGCTATAGTAAGCCTTGTCGATAAGAAGTCAAATGTAGAATATGTACCCCAGGGCAAAAAATTGGGCATTCTACAGGTGTTGCATGAGGCTCCTAATAACATGTCAGCATGGGTTATAGGTCAAATTCTGGGGACCACAGATCTGGATAAAGATGCTTATTTGGAGATCGTAGAAAGAGGGCCGGTTAAGGCGACGATCCGAACTAGGAGGAAATACAACAAATCAGAGATCATTATGGATATATCATTATACACAGGTATACCTAGAGTGGATTTTAAGCTCGATGTAAACTGGCTGGAGATAGGTGATAAAAACTATGGTGCGCCGTTTTTGAAAATAGCATTTCCTATTAACGCCAGTAGTACCTGTGCTACATATGAAATACCCTTTGGTAGCATAAAGAGGGATAAAGGAGAGGATGTACCAGCGCAAAAATGGGTTGACATAATGGGTAAGGATGATAAAGGCGGTAGGCTCGGATTGTGTATCGTCAATGACTGTAAATACGGTTTTGACCATATTGATGATGCCCTAAGGATGTCGTTAATAAGGAGCACATTTAACCCTGATCCGTTACCTGAATTGGGTAAACATGAAATAGAGTTTGCCGTATACCCACATGGAGGGCAGTGGAAAGATTCTGATTCGACCAGGTGTGGTTATGAGTTTAATAACAGATTGGAAGCTCATTATGATGATCCTCATGAGGGTATACTGGATGATGTTTTGTCTGTTGTTGAAGTCATACCAAAGAATATTGTACCTTCAGCTATTAAGAAAGCCGAAGATGATGACTCAATTGTAATTAGAATGTTTGAAACCGATGGTGTTGAGGCAAATGCGAATATAAATGTACTTCTTCCTGTAAAAGAGGCAGTGGAAACGGATTTACTGGAAAAACCCATAGGTGATACCCTTAAAATCAATAATGGCATCTTAAGTGCTGTGTTTAAGCCATATGAAATAAAGACATTTAAAATAACTAAGTAA